actcagcaggtagatctatagtctccccaaaaccccaccatcacaaggatggtgaggttgcagacacttcaagaaactatcgagcttgagggggaATCGAGCCCACCCCACTCTCCCCAGTCgccaagcagagacgtttccactaatgccatagcctctgttccatgaccttccgctgtcttggattagagttctcttgcttgaggatatactcaaaCATActattctagttattttttttatttcctttcctcagtgggctgtttTCTCCGCTTGAGCCCTTGGACtcagagcatcctgtttttccaattagggctgtagcttagctagtattattaataattatgcCGGCCTTTTTTTCATTTTAGGTCAATCTAGGACTCTGGGTCATTTCGGGTTTCTCGAATGCCCTGTGTCTCCCGAATTGCTTGGTGAACAATCATTAAATTGAAGCGTAGGATGGTTGTATTACCAAACCACTGATGATCTCATCCAGTGTCCTATTTGATAGAATCCAACATCCTTTTATACGACAATGCAGTCAATAAATGGGATACAATAAAATCAGAATTATGTAAACACCTGGATAtactttattcaaaataaaataaaatccataaaATTTTCTTCGCTAAAGGGAAAATAACGCAAAGTATATTTCGTTTTGTTTATTGCACATAACAAAATGAATAGAAATCAACATTAAAACTAAGTTTAACACTGAGACTAGAGTCAAGAAACACTACTGTAAAGCATAACAAAAGGTTGTTTGGCACTTAGACTACACACGGGGAAGAAAACATGTCGAAATAGATAGATGCCTCTGCGTCGTATGCATTTGGGGTTTTTAAAGGTCACGCGGGCTGGCACAGGGAGTGGGGAACACGTCATGTAACGCTTAGGGGCTGCTGCGGTTGAACCAGACAGCTTGAGTGatagaataaataaaagataaaacgtCCAGTAGACTAGAATTGTTGTAGTGAAGAAGCATAATTGTATATCTGTCCTCGTCAGATTAAGTATAAACACTAGTATATGTTTATTCTAGTCATGCGGTAGATGGTAATTATATATAGAGACTACTCTATGGATTATTGTTTTGGTTACTAAAATTATTTCAGGTTTAttaccgacgagagagagagagagagagagagagagagagagagagagagagagagagagagagaatatattaataaGTATGGATAATCTTATAAACTAGTTGGAATAAAATCCTCAGAAACAAGAATGTATAAAAGTTTCATATCTGCATCATATATACAGTTTGTGTAAATATACTATgtgcacatacatattatatacacacgtgtgtgtcgcgtaaagaacaaataaaaaactgTACAGGCTGTAGATTGACAATTAGGTCACACGGGAGCGAAGGTAGTGGCGAAACCTGTCTAACACTGCGTCAATAAATACACTAGGCAATGTGATATGGTTATCTTGAATATCACTAGTACAGTTAGACACATGAGTTCTTGGTActtctcgctctgaggaagtacatcctgtcacaccattactgcgtaGAGAGTTCCTGCGTTTGGCCATCTCTCCCTGCACTaatctatttggttactcgccgtgctgTCAGGGTGTGGATGGGTGCACTTCCTCTGAACaagatgtaccaggaattcctgtgtccaactgtaaatgGCTAAAAAATGAGAGGTTTCTTAACCACCATAAGTCTCTCTCCACTCGAATAAAAATACTGTCCCTACTTAACTCCTCGGGCTGATTCCCATCTTTTACATTCAATTATGACGTGGAGACGATTTCTTTACTCGTCCCTTCTTTCGATCTTGTCTTTTCTGTTGGTAACGTTGCATCGCGAGTTACCGTCCACGTTTTCTCTCTCGGACTCGAGGATTTCGGCATCGCTCATTCTGTTTTCGTAACAGGGGACGGAGAGATCTTTGTCGGCAAGTTCCAGGCTGACGACGGATTCTCTCGCGGCCAAATGTAATTTCGAAACAGAACCTTGTCTGGTGAGATCGTCTTTACGTTCGGGTGCGGACTGTCTGGTATTATCATCTCTATCAGATGTTTCAGAGACAAAAGTAGATTCCGTTTCGCTTACACATGAGGGTTTGCGATCCAATTTAGACTTCTTTGGGTCTTCCGCTTTGGCTTCCTTCGATTGCGCGCCTTCGACGTCCGCCTTCTTCATTTCTTCGGTCACGTGAGAGATGTGGATAACCctgtgaataataatgataataataataataataataataaccttataaaTGAtggtaattttaatgataaaattgaatatatgatgttgaatttaaattaaattttcttatattcaCCTTCCCAATCAACAGTTACCGACAGATCTTGTTGCAGGAACCAGATTTATCAGCAACTGTTGATTGTGCAGGTGATtgttaaacaaataaaaatttcaatttttttttcattacacatttcttagctttattctttttattctggaTGATTAAATTATCCAGACAATATAAACGGCATACTATTCGTCATCAATTCATAAAAAACCTATTAATCAACACCTCAAGTCAGGTACTTACAAGAAGGTGATCATTGAAATAGCGACCATTGAAGCTCCGAAGAAGAACTGGGCTTCAGGGAAATCCTGGACAGTCGCATGGTAGATGGGGGCATACATGGCATACCCAACCATTGGCATCAGACCTTGAGTAGCTGAAAGCACGGCACTCACGCGACCTAGGTTCAGACAACAAAAAGACAGCTGGGATAATGGAGCTGTATTGACAGAATATCCATTCCCTGCCACTTCAGGGACAGCACACGCATGTTAtatgcaaaaacaacaacaacaaatgcagccgtttctagtccaccttAAGACAGAAGCATTAGACATGCACTTTtgggattcatgtctggggttcggccagtttttgGCTATTgcagcttggtgatggtgggagactaggcTGATCGCTCATGGTAATACACAactctttccccacgttaaggtgtCCTCACTGGGAAGGGActttatacagacagacagacagacagacacacacacacacacacacacacatatatatatatatatatatatatatatatatatatatatatatatatatatatatatatatatgtgcaaaatttatcattaattgaatgccaagtaacaaactaccaattagctacgatggtgaagatgggttgatttcaattctaagtacaaaatacctgaattcgacaggtataagtacaaaagaattgtcatttacttttatctttcttcgtggccaagtggcttagtcactgtctatacaagcttgccaaccagggttcgattcccggccggagccaagctcttgtctttgtgtgatttcgcctggggctctgatcccgaggtcgttaagagaatccagacattaatgtatcaaaaatatatatggcttatttgaatatatatatatatatatatatatatatatatatatatatatatatatatatatatatatatatatatatatatatatatatgtgtgtgtgtgtgtgtgtgtgtgtgtgtgtgtttgtgtgtgcatatacatacagtgagagagagagagagagagagagagagagagagagagagagagagagagagagagagagagagagagagagagagagagaagggtgtatacacacacacacacacacacacacacacatatatatatatatatatatatatatatactgtatatatatatatatatatatatatatatatatatatatatactgtatatatatatatatatatatatatttatatatatatatatatatacctgtatgtgtgtgtttgtgcatatatatatatatatatatatatatatatatatatatatatatatatatatatatatatatatatatacatatatatatatatatatatatatatatatatatatatatatatatatacacacacgcatatatatatatatatatatatatatatatatatatatatatatatatatatatacgtatagaattGAAATTTTCTTCCTGCTTCTGTCTTCCATACCAtaatatcattttaacctttacATATTTTTGGTCATGAGAAAGAAAAAACCATTTACACTTCTTAGAAGATGTATACACAAGCACCTGAGTAAGGGCATCATTATCCTTAAAATAACGACTAATAATGAAGCATTTAGTTATGCAACCTTGAAGATTTTATTtatgttaccttggtcactttatAACTGGATTAACCACTTTTGGTAGGGTTCACGTCACAACATTTATGGGTGGGACGAGTTGCAAGCAGATCAGATGGAGCTCCAGAGAGCAGCAGCACACCTTGGTTTAACTGTATGTTGCCTTTCATAAAAAGAGGCTGAGTGCGTTATTTGATAGTCTGCATTTAGGGGAATTTAAGACCAAGATGCTCTTTCTTATATAAATCTTTTTCTATCTTTAACTGAAAGacaagtgtgtttgtgtatgtgtgtgtgtgtgcgcgtgtgtgtggtcatgagagagagagagagagagagagagagagagagagagagagagagagatcggaattcttttccttgaatatattttaacttttaaccAATTTGAATTAATATGCTCTAATTTTTAAgcaaaggacgagagagagagagagagagagagagagagagagagagagagagagagagagagagagagagagagagacacttgataataataataataataataataataataataataataataataataataataataataataataaaaataataataaatttttaagggttgtgtacactagtaataataatgataatctcggCGCATTTACCAGACCCACACAAAACTAACCCTTTTCACTGGGAGAGACGAGTTTGGTGGCCATAGACTTGTGAGCGATGATGCTTGCGTTGGAAATGACGCTGGCCATGGGACCCAGCCACATGAAGAAGCCCAGGGCGGCGCCGCTGACGAAGCCGTAGCAGCAGTACTCCCCGATGAGGGAAAGGGAGCCGATAACAATCAGCAGTGGGTCCGTGATGGAAACAAGGCGGGTAAGGATAGGTACCATAATGAGGGAACCTGCAAGGAAGAGGAAAGGATTTTCTAATTTGGTTAAACTCCTTTTGGAAGGATTTAATACGTTTGGCTGAACAAAGGACACAGGACCATGAAGTCAACTAAGGTAATGCAGTTTTGTAGTAAAGTTTGCTAAAGTTATTTTTTCTGACCCTAACACGTTTAATGAGAGCAAGAACACCTATTCAAATTTGACGCCAGCTAGGGCTGCTATCGGATTTGGGAGAATGGTTTTGGTCGTTGTTGGAATACAGAAGATATAGTgccatattttccattttttagatAAAGTTTCTTACAACATAATCTGCATAGGTAATGCAGACACTTTCCCGCTTGTTATCCAAAGAATACGATTTCCAGACACCCACACATTCTATAACGTCTGTTGCAACTGTTAGTATTTGTAAAGCCCCCCTTCTCTTAGTCAGTCTGGTTTAGGGATTAGCTTGAGTTTATCAATTTACACTGTCTTTTCggaaatatcattattttctttcgcAACACATGGCTGGAATATTTTGCTATTTCGTTAATGCTGATTTCTATCAATTACTAATTATGTCCCACCCCAAAAGGGTTAATTTATGCCCTCAACAGATGACTCATGGTATAGTATACTAAACTGGTTTGAAGTCCTGTGGTGACCTTCCATTAATTAATTTGATAACACAAAGGCGAAAATCTTATGAATCTTATGACCAgtatgaaaggaaaagaaaaataccacTGAAAAATGAAAGTTTGATATATGTGAACATTATCAAAAGGATATTGAACATGTTATCATGGCGAAATATGTTCATGAAAGTCGTAAGGGGAAACAAAAGATTATCTAGATAAAGTTCATTTCCATAGATGGAGAGAATGCCGTTAAATCACAACGAGAAAATGATAGAAAACTCACCTGCAGCAGCAAGTAAAGTTCGGTAACTCGACCAGTAAGTGTAAATGGCTTCATCCCACCCCAAAGCAGTACGCACGAATGGATACATGTAAAAACCTGGAATGAAACATTTAAACAGGTTTAAAACATATAGCCTTTAAATGGGTCTTCAACAATAAGCATTTAAAGAgattaaaggaattttttttttcacagaatattTTAAGGGATTTTCACCGTGGAGCATTGAAAGGGGTCGTTACCATGGAGCATCCAAAGGGAATCTCTACCATTGAACATTTAAATAGCTTTTACCATGGAACATTTTAAGAGAATTTCAGTTAATCTAGAATAATGTGAAATAAAAACTTTCCATACCATTATCAATAAATTGATCATTAACTTTCATCTATGTTTGTGGAGCGCAACAATATTTTACCTCTGGCAACTCTGCGAATCATGTTGCTGGCTACAACGGTCAAGAAGATGGCCCTCGCGTAGCCATCTCGACTCTTGAAGGCAGTCTTGAAGGCTTCTGCCGCACGACGCCAATTGAAGAAGTCTAGCAACATTTTGGTCCAGGTGATGTCTTCTTTTTTTGGAGTGACCTCGCTCTTCTGACCTTCCTCCACGGGTTTTAAGACAGCGAAAGGTCCATGGCTTTCTTTTATAAAGAAGATGATGTAGAAAAGAATGCCCAGGTGGATCATGAACACAATGCCAAGAGACACGCTGATTCCACCATACTGGATAGCCAGAGCGCCGACTAGATTACCAATGGGCCCTCCGAAGTACCACAAAGAGACAGCCGTGCTGACTCTCGAGGTTCTTGACTTGAGGTCAGATACATCGCTGATGTAAGCCACAGCTATAGACAGGAAACCTTGCATGCAACCGCCTATCGAGTCAAAGAATGTCGCTACGTAGATGAATTCCATTGGCCAAGCGGACATGATGTTATTGAGCAGATATCCACCTGACCACATTGCGTGGCATATTGTGGTCATTAAAAAGGGGATctagaaaagaaatacaaaaacttATAAGTCATGAGCTTAGCAACCACTCTGGCACATTTTGAGAATACTGGAATAATGTAGACTTCCAGATTGCAGCATAAAATTCCTTATGTAACAATTCTCGTAGTGTCTCAATCTTTTGTTGCAACAGAAGGTTTTCATGCTAACTCATGGAGACAGAAGTAACATATGGAATGGATCACACGCATCTGAAGCACATTTAGATATAGTTATAGGCTTTTATCACATTTCAGGCACATCAGATTTACCTGCCTACATATTAAAAGAACAAATTGAACTAACTTGAATTTATAAGTTTTCCCTCTGCCAAATGTGAAATGGGCAGCTAGCCTGCACTGAAGACCTGTACTGAATAAGTTTCAGCTTTCAAGGCTAACTATCCAAAATTAATGAATGGTTTTGAAAATTGAATCCTATAACTTGCTCATTTGACCAGGTAAGAATTGTGTGCAATTTTCCCCCGATTACGCCACCTAAGAACCCTTCAGATGTTTGCATATGATTGAATTTTAGAATCACTCAAATTTTGAATTTTGTGCCGATTTGTGGCGCAAAGAAATTTTTATGACTTTTCAGATTAGATCAAATGCGATTAACTTAACATTTTGCATACTTAGACATCCGAAAATCACTCGAAATCTGCAAATTTTaccaattaaaaatatttataattttttattaatggCCCACTACAACTGCTCTAAATTTTATATATTCGCTAAACGAAATTCACTCGTAACGCTACTGGTTCAACCAGATCGGAATTAGTAAAAATCTTGCAcataaaactatttaaaaacacTTGTAATTTTCATATCTAAATGCCTAAGAATCATTAAAAGTTATGGACGTTTAATCAGCGGAGACAAATTCTAAGTTCTGGAGATTTAAccggctagaaaaaaaaaaaaaaaacatttatcacagaaacttttgcatttttaaacagataaagaaacactgtAAATTTTACAGATTTACCTACCCAATACAACTTTGGATAAATATGCATCTCAGTATCACTTGGAGCTTTGCAGACCTGATTATCTACGATTCTTAATCGGTATAAGACCTAAGCTAGCGAAGGACCTTGTCTTAAGGATACTCAGATTTCTCTAACGAAGGACTGAATGCTTTTCAAGGGGTTTTGTACCACTTCAAAATTATTCCGAGTTCCAGCAATCATCTGCTACTCAATTACTTTGCCAAATACAAATACGAACTGATTTTTCACGATAAACAGTGTGAGTTTATTTGAAAGGTAAGGATATTTAGGTGTGAATGGAGAAGAAAGCGTCAGACATTTTCTAAAACGGAATTACAGACGAGAAGACATCACATACAAGTTCGGCATTACAGGACAATCAGTTATAAAGTGAAATGGCATTATCAAAGCTTTCATAAATAATAGACTCGTTTTCTAAGCTTCACTATATTTCCTAAGCTGAACATCAGACCCGAATTACGTATATACCATAAAAACGTAAGAATAttgatttcctcttccatttttatcattattatttaaattaacggTATTATTGATTTAACGATATATTGACAAGCAAATATCTTACAAATAAAAACAATCTGTACTTAGGTCTTTAGAGATTTGGGAAACAAATAGCCTAAATCTTAAATATTATTCTTGAAACAAATTATCGAAATTTCAGATACTTAAAACCATCATGAAAAATCTATACGAAGCATCTAAATATTAAAGAGAGTAAACTCAAATTTCTCTGGCAAATGCAGATAGATCTGAGAACACAAATCCAAATGCATTAAATTACATAATAAATCTAAAGGTAAAAAGGTAACACAGAAAGTAAATTACTCATCATTACAAAATCACAATACATCTAGATTGAAACACTTCAGAAGGTGCTGTGACTACCAGGGAGGGAGAGGACGCAGCCTGGACTCAACTGGCTCCCGAGTACAATGTCCAAGATGGGACTTGCAAaggagaaaaagaaacattttaacACATTTTAGCACATTTTCACATCAgatgagcatttttttttattaagcatttGGGAATAACCAACTTATCAGAAAATATATGCAGAAACTAAGTAGAAGGTACTTGTATATAATCATACTTAGAATCAAAGCGTACATGGGTATAGGGATGGTTTGCAAACaatgtcaatatatatgtatgtatacagtatacaatatatatatacatatatatatatatatatatatatatatatatatatatatatatatatatatatatatatacacacatatacattgtgCGTGTGtaaatgtgtacatacatataaatatatacgaattagcacacacacaagcacacgcatatatatatatatatatatatatatatatatatatatatatatatatatatatatatatatatatatatatatatatatatatatatatgtatgtgtgtgtgtgtgtgtgtaaaaacgtACATTATTATTTGCATTTTTGAACAACATAAACATATCAAATTGGTAAATATGATGAATGTTTGCATCCACGCGCATGTACACTCATACTTCCTGTACGAAATATACCGGTAGAATATACTACAGTCCGCATATATCAACGAAATAAGACGAAAGTACAATAGGCGCCGGGCGTACTTACCTTCCTCCCATATTTGTCACTCCAGGCTCCCATGAAAAGGACGAAGATCAGAGGCAGGACTGACATCATTATGCTGTTCTTGAAGGCAAAGAGACTGTATGCCTTTTGCACCTCGATGTTTTCTGCCGTGTGGTTTAAGAGGTTCGAGCAAACCTTTCATGGGAAATATAAACACAAATGTTAATTTAGGACGTAGATAACTATGTTCATTAATGAACAAATGTTATTTAACAACATACACAAAAAGTTTAATTTAGGACAAGTACTACAATttaggatgaaaaaaaatattgatttatgaaatgaacaaaaatattaatttatgatgtgaacaaaaatattaattttgaacgTCAACAAACATTCAGATTGAAGACGTAATCACAAATTTTAATTTTGGACGCAAACAAAAATGGTAAATTAGGACAAACAAAAATGTTGATTTAGGagtaaatagaaataatatatgacgtaaacaaaaattttaatttaggcgtatttttctttacattttaagtataaacaaaaatattactttAGAACATGAGGAAAAATGTGAATTTAGAATGTGATAAAAATTATACTTTAGGACGTAAACAAAAATGTTAATTTAGGGCATAGACACAAGTGTTAATTTAGGGAGCGAACAAGAATTTTGATCTAAGACGTAACCAATAATGTTAACTTAAGGCGTAAACATAACTGATGGGGGttacttaatttattttttcttaggatGAAAAAAAATTGCTTGTATTTTTGTAAGATCGGTGCAAATCTTTATAAAAGAAAGGGAAAACCAAGAACATTAATTTAAGAAATAAATGGAATGGATGGAATTAAACATTGTTTTGTGTGTGATTTGTAAATTTGTTTACAGTATTTTTTGGCTTGAGAGCTTTGAAAAACATTGAATtagtatagacatacatacacacacacgcatatatatatatatatatatatatatatatatatatatataaatatatatatatatatatatatatatatatatatatataatatatatatatatatatatatatatatatatatatatatatactttttatatacatttatatatataaatatatatatatatatatatatatatatatatatatatatatatatatatatatgtatatatatatatatatatatatatatatatatatatatatatatatatatatatatatatatatatatatatatatatatatatatatatgcctgtgtgtgtatgtgtgtgatacacGTTAAAGATTAGATATCTCTAAAGATAAATACCAACAAAATTACATGCATATTCACCTCTTGGGGATGTCCAATGCTGACTTCGCATATCTTGTTCATCTGAACAACTTCCATGAAGACCTGCATTGACCAACTGCAGGCTCCGTCGAGGAACATTATTGGCTCGACGGTGACATAACTCAGCGCCTTCTTCACCCGGCTTCTGAGACCGTCCAACATTTTGAAGCGAGTTCTCTGTGACTCTCAACTCCTCCAAGTCCTTCGGCAGCGAGCTGCCCCTCGGATGCGAGGATCCTTCGTCTGACACTCCCGTGGGTGCAGCAGTAGCTTGGTGTCCTTCTCCTCAGCGTTCGGGAACACCTACGAGGTGGAGGGGAACAAATGTTGGGTGTCAAGAAGATAAGAGGGCGCActtagcgaaaaaaaaaatccccaaatttGATCAAAAATAGGTAGATTCTGTCAGACACTCGTTCACAATTTCGCACTTCGGAAGATTCCTCTCATTTGCTCTCAGTAATTCCTCTAAATTGCTTggaataattcctttttttatattaatgtaccAGGAACAATTCCACGTGCGGTACTTGGAAAAATTCCTGTTATATACCCTGGGAAAAATCCACTGATGCTCTGGAATCTTTCTCAGGCTGTTCTCTGGCGGCAAAGAACTTTTTCGACAAGAACGTTTTCGACCACGAAATGGACCTAACTGTTAGTTTACGCAATCTGTCGGGCCTATGTCGTGATCATGTGTAAACGGACTGCACAGACGACACTTGAATTATTTAGTTGTGTGAGAGAACTGGCAAAGGTCTCAACATTTTCACTCAACAATGAACGGGAGAGGAAATTATCTAAATAGTGCACTGGTCCGTTTACACGAAAACCACACAATATTCACAGTCACCCCCTCTAAAAGAACCATTAGGAAATCATCAGAATTAGAGAGATGAAGTGGTGGTTTTAGTTTTCCCCTGAGAGGATTAGCTTTGACTTCTTCCCAAAAGAGGATTAGGTTTATAGCAAAGAACTTCAATTTACATTGGAGACAGGGGCAAGTAAGACAGGGCAATGCTAGAGGTCTGGCTCCGGTCACGAATGAGAGGAATCAAAGCCTGGCTCAAGGGACGTTGGCGCTTTTATATAGCGGTGCATCACTCGCACCCACCAAACTGCTGCAACCCCTCCTCCTAAAAAAAAGTTGGCCctcggaaaaaaaaagatatagatacCTGCCTCCGCCCCCGAAAACATCTTTGTCCTTGGAACCTTCTGATGTACCAGCAACT
The window above is part of the Palaemon carinicauda isolate YSFRI2023 chromosome 11, ASM3689809v2, whole genome shotgun sequence genome. Proteins encoded here:
- the LOC137650059 gene encoding lysosomal proton-coupled steroid conjugate and bile acid symporter SLC46A3-like yields the protein MLDGLRSRVKKALSYVTVEPIMFLDGACSWSMQVFMEVVQMNKICEVSIGHPQEVCSNLLNHTAENIEVQKAYSLFAFKNSIMMSVLPLIFVLFMGAWSDKYGRKIPFLMTTICHAMWSGGYLLNNIMSAWPMEFIYVATFFDSIGGCMQGFLSIAVAYISDVSDLKSRTSRVSTAVSLWYFGGPIGNLVGALAIQYGGISVSLGIVFMIHLGILFYIIFFIKESHGPFAVLKPVEEGQKSEVTPKKEDITWTKMLLDFFNWRRAAEAFKTAFKSRDGYARAIFLTVVASNMIRRVARGFYMYPFVRTALGWDEAIYTYWSSYRTLLAAAGSLIMVPILTRLVSITDPLLIVIGSLSLIGEYCCYGFVSGAALGFFMWLGPMASVISNASIIAHKSMATKLVSPSEKGRVSAVLSATQGLMPMVGYAMYAPIYHATVQDFPEAQFFFGASMVAISMITFLVIHISHVTEEMKKADVEGAQSKEAKAEDPKKSKLDRKPSCVSETESTFVSETSDRDDNTRQSAPERKDDLTRQGSVSKLHLAARESVVSLELADKDLSVPCYENRMSDAEILESERENVDGNSRCNVTNRKDKIERRDE